Proteins from one Mesotoga infera genomic window:
- a CDS encoding MATE family efflux transporter, translated as MARDLTQGSILKNLLIMSIPTMIGYSAQMVYDIVDIFWIGRISGEAIAGVTIFSTLFWLVEILNSIIGQSSISLISQSYGRKDDEGTAKAIEQTITFKFLVAVIAAVLVALFLKPSLSLFSNDPNVITAALDYGYIRLFFLPMMFSSYSVNTALRCIGDAKTPMYIMMLSSILNVLLDPLLMFDKFPGTAIPGFGMGVFGAAVATIISQMVAFILGFYIVFSGIEGVKPRLKGLFKLDWKIDKKLLTIGLPTGLESFFRNLSGAVLLKFVAVYGTAAVAAVGVAGRLFGLAFMPLVGMNMGGSAMVGQNLGINNIERARKTAGTTAFISFSIMFFFVLIAFFAGEIVLGIFNKDPEIVKYGTEFLRYGSLGISILAYGFGLSSVFGGSGYNLPFVISSITSRWFVQIPILFIMVHLLKASIIWVWLSYVFSDVTEALVMLIYYRKGKWEKKRA; from the coding sequence ATGGCAAGAGATCTTACTCAGGGAAGCATTCTGAAGAATCTTCTCATCATGTCTATACCAACGATGATAGGTTACAGTGCACAGATGGTCTATGATATAGTCGATATCTTCTGGATAGGCAGGATATCCGGAGAGGCGATCGCCGGGGTCACGATCTTTTCGACGCTCTTCTGGCTTGTAGAGATCTTGAACTCCATAATCGGACAGAGTTCGATTTCCTTGATCTCACAGAGTTACGGGAGGAAAGACGACGAAGGAACGGCAAAGGCGATAGAACAGACAATTACTTTCAAATTTCTCGTCGCCGTAATAGCCGCAGTTCTCGTCGCGCTCTTTCTCAAGCCTTCGCTCAGCCTGTTCAGCAACGATCCCAATGTTATTACGGCCGCGCTCGATTATGGATACATAAGACTTTTCTTCCTTCCGATGATGTTCTCATCTTACTCTGTCAACACAGCCTTGAGATGCATAGGTGATGCCAAGACACCGATGTATATAATGATGCTTTCCAGTATTCTCAACGTCCTGCTCGATCCGTTGCTCATGTTCGACAAATTCCCGGGAACTGCGATACCGGGCTTCGGAATGGGCGTGTTCGGAGCGGCAGTGGCGACTATCATATCCCAGATGGTGGCCTTTATACTCGGCTTCTACATCGTCTTCTCTGGAATAGAAGGTGTAAAACCCAGACTGAAAGGACTCTTCAAACTTGACTGGAAAATCGACAAAAAGCTCCTCACCATAGGTCTACCGACAGGCCTGGAGAGTTTCTTCAGGAACCTGTCTGGAGCGGTGTTACTCAAGTTCGTAGCTGTCTACGGAACTGCAGCCGTGGCTGCGGTAGGGGTCGCCGGCAGACTATTCGGACTTGCCTTCATGCCGCTGGTGGGAATGAACATGGGAGGATCGGCGATGGTCGGTCAAAATCTGGGAATCAATAACATCGAGAGGGCCAGAAAAACGGCCGGAACAACGGCCTTTATAAGTTTCTCGATCATGTTTTTCTTCGTCTTGATCGCCTTTTTCGCCGGCGAAATAGTCCTGGGTATATTCAACAAAGACCCGGAAATCGTAAAGTACGGCACCGAGTTTTTGAGATATGGCTCTCTTGGGATATCTATCCTGGCCTACGGGTTCGGTCTCTCCTCTGTCTTCGGAGGATCGGGATACAACCTTCCATTCGTCATATCTAGCATCACCTCGCGCTGGTTCGTGCAGATTCCTATCCTTTTTATAATGGTTCACCTTTTGAAAGCCAGCATAATCTGGGTCTGGCTCTCTTATGTCTTCTCGGATGTAACTGAAGCACTGGTGATGTTGATCTATTACCGCAAAGGAAAATGGGAAAAGAAAAGGGCGTGA
- a CDS encoding DUF362 domain-containing protein, which yields MNKSTVAVIKTTPESVLDDYKRLAKMAKMEEFLDRGATTILKDNISWHLPMPGANSTPWQIEGVVLALKDAGINEIVAVENKTVVTRPKYGEKQNKYDIIYNKYGIPVLYNFEESDMHWIEYTPKSKLKVLPRIFPEGIRLPDYFFGKNIIQLPTMKCHIYTTTTGAMKNAFGGLLNVKRHYTHSWIHETLVDLLKIQKEIHTGLFAFMDGTTAGNGPGPRTLIPVRTDYILASQDQVAIDAVAAKMMGFNPMDLKYIRLADEEGLGNGKRENIELVGEDISKVNLKFHVGDNFASKVGDLLWFSPLKIFQKLFFHTPLVKVFVAASDSYHDRYWWKKHGTKIFQQWKKDSPWGRLWESYR from the coding sequence TTGAATAAATCTACAGTAGCAGTAATTAAGACAACACCCGAAAGTGTACTGGATGACTATAAAAGACTCGCGAAGATGGCGAAAATGGAGGAGTTTCTCGATAGAGGAGCCACAACCATTCTCAAGGACAACATCTCCTGGCACCTGCCGATGCCAGGCGCCAACAGTACTCCCTGGCAGATCGAAGGAGTCGTCCTCGCCCTCAAGGACGCGGGCATTAACGAGATAGTTGCCGTAGAAAACAAAACAGTAGTTACAAGGCCCAAGTATGGCGAAAAGCAGAACAAGTACGACATCATATACAACAAGTATGGAATACCCGTACTGTACAACTTTGAAGAGAGCGATATGCACTGGATTGAATACACTCCGAAAAGTAAACTCAAAGTGCTTCCTAGAATTTTCCCTGAAGGAATAAGATTGCCCGACTACTTTTTCGGCAAGAACATCATTCAGCTCCCTACGATGAAGTGCCATATTTACACGACCACAACGGGGGCAATGAAGAACGCCTTCGGAGGCCTTTTGAACGTGAAACGTCATTACACCCATTCCTGGATACACGAGACTCTTGTCGATCTTTTGAAAATACAGAAAGAGATACATACCGGGCTTTTTGCCTTCATGGACGGGACGACCGCGGGAAACGGTCCCGGTCCGAGGACATTGATACCTGTCAGAACGGATTATATACTTGCAAGCCAGGATCAGGTAGCCATAGACGCTGTTGCCGCGAAAATGATGGGATTCAACCCGATGGACCTGAAATATATAAGGCTGGCGGACGAGGAGGGCCTAGGAAACGGCAAGCGTGAGAACATTGAGTTGGTCGGTGAAGATATTTCTAAAGTCAACCTCAAGTTTCACGTCGGCGACAACTTTGCTAGCAAAGTCGGTGACCTGCTATGGTTCAGTCCTTTGAAGATCTTCCAGAAACTCTTCTTTCACACGCCATTGGTGAAAGTCTTCGTTGCAGCGTCGGATTCGTATCACGACAGATACTGGTGGAAGAAACACGGAACAAAGATCTTCCAACAGTGGAAGAAGGACAGTCCATGGGGAAGACTTTGGGAATCTTACAGATAA
- a CDS encoding DMT family transporter, with protein sequence MNLIDFFILVVAIVFNASANILLKFGMQKTQQMSDVGLKGMLLNSITNVYVWLGLISFGVAFIFYSVVLTKMKLGIAYPIMTSAGFVIVTLFAVFLFDEKMSWLKIAGIAIIALGIWLISIAK encoded by the coding sequence TTGAATTTGATTGATTTTTTCATTCTAGTTGTAGCGATAGTTTTTAATGCGTCTGCGAATATTCTGTTGAAATTCGGCATGCAAAAAACACAGCAAATGTCTGATGTAGGGTTGAAGGGTATGTTGTTGAACTCTATCACCAACGTGTACGTCTGGCTAGGACTTATCTCCTTCGGTGTGGCTTTCATCTTTTACAGTGTGGTATTGACGAAAATGAAATTGGGTATCGCGTACCCGATAATGACCAGCGCCGGGTTTGTTATCGTGACTCTCTTTGCAGTCTTTCTCTTCGATGAAAAGATGAGCTGGTTGAAGATCGCCGGAATAGCCATTATTGCTCTGGGCATCTGGCTAATATCGATCGCGAAATAG
- a CDS encoding decaprenyl-phosphate phosphoribosyltransferase, giving the protein MKEIGTYVRLMRVRHWLKNLFVFAPLIFSASLFRVDMMLNSLLIFIAFCFASSGVYIFNDINDLESDRHHWRKKNRPISSGAVSVKEATVVAIVCFILAFVIVLLLPLLAGLFLLIYVLENVFYTLRGKEMVVIDAFCISAGFVIRVIAGSYAIGVNPTSWILVTTFFLALFMGFGKRRNELLLFKENSDNHRKVLKLYDFRFLDYMMVSTASISVISYTLYCLDPSVISKFSTDKLVYTVPFVTYGVFRYMLLLFKDGEGDPTEVVTRDTGIAVTTVLWFLSVVMIIYLPMWF; this is encoded by the coding sequence ATGAAGGAGATCGGTACATATGTAAGGCTTATGAGAGTCAGGCACTGGTTGAAGAATCTCTTCGTTTTTGCCCCTCTAATATTTTCGGCCAGTCTTTTCAGAGTTGATATGATGTTGAACTCACTTCTCATTTTCATTGCCTTCTGTTTCGCTTCGAGCGGCGTTTATATTTTCAACGATATCAACGATCTGGAAAGCGACAGGCATCACTGGCGAAAGAAAAACAGACCGATCTCTTCGGGCGCTGTAAGTGTCAAAGAGGCAACCGTTGTGGCTATCGTCTGTTTCATACTGGCTTTCGTGATTGTCCTTCTCCTCCCTCTCCTGGCAGGGCTTTTTCTTCTCATTTACGTGCTTGAGAACGTTTTCTATACGCTCAGAGGAAAGGAAATGGTCGTGATAGACGCCTTCTGCATCTCGGCAGGCTTCGTTATTCGTGTGATCGCCGGCTCTTACGCGATAGGCGTAAACCCAACTAGCTGGATCCTGGTGACGACCTTTTTTCTGGCTCTCTTCATGGGTTTTGGAAAGCGAAGAAACGAGTTGCTACTATTCAAGGAGAACAGCGATAATCACAGAAAGGTTCTCAAGCTATATGATTTTAGATTTCTTGATTACATGATGGTTTCTACGGCCTCAATATCCGTAATCTCTTACACTCTCTACTGCCTGGATCCTTCGGTGATTTCCAAATTCTCTACCGACAAGCTAGTTTACACCGTTCCGTTCGTGACCTACGGGGTTTTCAGATATATGTTACTTCTTTTCAAAGACGGCGAGGGAGACCCTACAGAGGTCGTAACACGCGATACGGGCATCGCGGTGACGACCGTGCTGTGGTTTCTATCGGTAGTAATGATCATATACCTGCCCATGTGGTTTTAG